One genomic segment of Podarcis muralis chromosome 18, rPodMur119.hap1.1, whole genome shotgun sequence includes these proteins:
- the LOC114588428 gene encoding armadillo repeat-containing protein 6-like → MAAKRITQETFDDVVQENISDLGMDPEEAVIEAVQQFESQGVDLSNIVKTAPNSASVDGEEPQHAVLQTLDSLQKAVADGDSGAVDELLVSFAEQCRQEMAVRYLAGQKGAYPAVLAACRLACEEGCSLLKALRALSTLLDGQPDFLDAPGQELLLRVLRERQDDGDLTLATIRCVRQASLKHEQNRQDLVKGGVLSLLVGAVVRHGDRADVVREACAGLRFMTFDDDIRVPFGHAHEHAKMIVTEHGGLRVLIEAAKAFPDDCSVLREICATLGRLSVRNEFCQEIVDLGGLNFMVALLADCIDHQDLVKQVMSAIQAIAGNDDVKDAIVNAGGTDLIVLAMTRHLGSPLVCEQSCAALCMLALRKPENCRVIMEGGGALAALQAMKMHPKEAGVQKQACMLIRNLVSHTRDFSQLILEMGAEDLIAEARAAHRTCEDVAKAALRDLGCQVELRELWTGQKGSLAR, encoded by the exons ATGGCGGCCAAGCGGATCACCCAGGAGACGTTTGACGATGTTGTGCAGGAGAACATCAGCGACCTTGGCATGGATCCGGAAGAGGCCGTGATCGAAGCCGTCCAGCAGTTCGAGTCTCAAG GTGTTGACTTAAGCAACATAGTGAAGACAGCCCCCAACTCCGCCTCTGTGGATGGGGAAGAGCCACAGCATGCTGTTTTGCAG ACGCTGGACTCCTTGCAGAAGGCAGTTGCTGATGGCGACTCGGGCGCAGTGGACGAGCTGCTGGTGAGCTTTGCGGAGCAGTGCCGGCAGGAGATGGCCGTCCGCTACTTGGCGGGGCAGAAGGGCGCTTATCCTGCCGTGCTGGCCGCCTGCCGCCTGGCTTGTGAGGAAGGCTGCTCCCTCCTCAAAGCCCTCCGTGCCCTCTCCACCCTCCTGGACGGCCAGCCCGACTTCCTCGATGCCCCCGGGCAGGAGCTGCTTCTGCGGGTCTTGCGGGAGCGGCAGGACGATGGCGACCTGACCTTGGCCACGATCCGCTGCGTCCGGCAGGCGTCCCTCAAGCACGAGCAGAACCGGCAGGACCTGGTGAAAGGCGGCGTCCTCTCCCTGCTGGTCGGGGCCGTTGTCCGCCATGGGGACCGGGCCGATGTGGTCCGGGAGGCCTGCGCGGGGCTGCGGTTCATGACTTTCGACGACGATATCCGGGTGCCCTTTGGCCACGCCCACGAGCACGCCAAGATGATCGTGACGGAGCACGGTGGACTGAGGGTCCTCATCGAAGCCGCCAAAG ccttCCCCGACGACTGCAGCGTCCTGAGGGAGATCTGTGCCACTCTGGGGCGCCTCTCTGTCCGGAACGAGTTCTGCCAGGAGATTGTGGACCTGGGCGGTTTAAACTTCATGGTGGCGCTGCTGGCCGACTGCATTGACCACCAG GACCTGGTGAAGCAGGTGATGAGCGCCATCCAGGCGATCGCGGGCAACGACGACGTGAAGGACGCCATCGTCAATGCCGGAGGGACAGACCTCATCGTGCTGGCCATGACTCGGCACCTCGGCAGCCCTTTG GTGTGTGAGCAGAGTTGTGCGGCCTTGTGCATGCTGGCGCTGCGGAAGCCCGAGAACTGCCGGGTCATCATGGAAGGGGGCGGGGCCTTGGCAGCGCTGCAGGCCATGAAGATGCACCCCAAGGAAGCTGGCGTGCAG AAACAAGCCTGCATGCTGATCCGCAACCTCGTCTCCCACACTCGGGATTTCTCCCAGCTCATTCTGGAAATGGGCGCTGAGGACTTGATCGCCGAGGCCCGGGCCGCCCACCGGACGTGCGAGGACGTGGCCAAGGCCGCCTTGAGGGACCTGGGCTGCCAGGTGGAGCTGAGGGAGCTCTGGACGGGCCAGAAGGGCAGCCTGGCGCGTTGA